The sequence CTGGGACGCGAACCGCGAGAGGGCCACGGACGGGTCGACGCCGTAGTTCTTGAGGATCCGGGCCGGAATCGAGTGCACCTCGTGGAAGATGCCGAGGAACAGGTCGGCCGAATCGATCTGCGCCCGCCGGTTCCTCTGCGCCGTCTCCCACGCCACCCGGAAGACCTGCTTGGTCGCCGGCGGCACCTTCAGGCCCACCCCCAGGTACTGCCGCGATATGTTCAGGTGCTCGTTGACCGAGTAGAGGACCGCCTCCACGTTCAGCCCGATCGCCGACATGAGCTCGCGGAACAGCGTCTTCTCCTGGTCGGCGAAGGCGATGAACAGGTGCTCGAGCCCGAGATAGTAGTGGTGGCGGCGCTGCGACTCCTCGATCGACGAGTTCAGCACCCGGTGCCCGGACTCGGACAGCTTCTCCCGGTAGAACGATATCTCCATCATGTAGTGGACATCCCCCGCATCGCCATCAGCCGCTCGA comes from Deltaproteobacteria bacterium and encodes:
- a CDS encoding ATP-dependent Clp protease ATP-binding subunit, giving the protein MMEISFYREKLSESGHRVLNSSIEESQRRHHYYLGLEHLFIAFADQEKTLFRELMSAIGLNVEAVLYSVNEHLNISRQYLGVGLKVPPATKQVFRVAWETAQRNRRAQIDSADLFLGIFHEVHSIPARILKNYGVDPSVALSRFASQLRSREEKVEEFRKRYELPANLRTFAVNLNLLAREGKIPPIVGRESEI